A window from Akkermansia muciniphila encodes these proteins:
- a CDS encoding TIGR02206 family membrane protein encodes MNGVPPLEFAGVSHWAALAVLLAAGLCIMELGQSYKKAVRNRTTFWLGIACLFSLVPDLAAILADEPEKSWAGMLPLHFCSVMQVFCALSLWIPSRLLRSIVYYCVLCATLQGLITPSVSHDFPSWTYFAFFLSHGVTVITALYLPLALEWKPARWDFLWALLFANVYLAVIHPVNMLLGTNYGFTVATPAGGSVLDLLGPWPWYLLWMQVPALVLMYLLTLPFRHYPKGRMGSSLFHP; translated from the coding sequence ATGAACGGCGTCCCTCCACTGGAATTTGCAGGGGTTTCCCACTGGGCGGCTTTGGCCGTTCTCCTGGCGGCGGGACTGTGCATCATGGAACTGGGGCAGTCCTATAAAAAAGCCGTCCGGAACCGCACCACGTTCTGGCTGGGGATTGCCTGCCTGTTCAGCCTGGTTCCGGATCTGGCCGCCATACTGGCGGATGAACCGGAAAAGAGCTGGGCGGGGATGCTCCCCCTGCATTTCTGCTCCGTCATGCAGGTGTTCTGCGCCCTGAGCCTGTGGATACCCTCCCGCCTGCTGCGCTCCATTGTGTATTACTGCGTGCTGTGCGCCACCCTTCAGGGCCTCATCACTCCTTCCGTATCCCATGATTTTCCGTCCTGGACGTACTTCGCCTTCTTCCTGTCCCACGGAGTGACGGTCATCACGGCCCTTTACCTGCCGCTGGCCCTGGAATGGAAACCGGCGCGCTGGGACTTCCTGTGGGCTCTTTTGTTCGCCAACGTGTATCTGGCCGTTATCCATCCGGTCAACATGCTCCTGGGGACCAATTACGGCTTTACGGTCGCTACGCCGGCGGGAGGCTCCGTGCTGGACTTGCTCGGCCCGTGGCCCTGGTACCTGCTGTGGATGCAGGTTCCGGCGCTTGTGCTGATGTATCTGCTCACGCTCCCCTTCCGCCATTATCCCAAGGGGCGCATGGGCAGTTCCCTGTTCCACCCTTAA
- a CDS encoding NADase-type glycan-binding domain-containing protein: MRLATLIWLASAACCMPGMAAEPEQHEQPAAGKALQRQSRNLSIQSVAPVPGLPVPMDLAQADGIRLNALDVTVALKQHQAFLVYTCALDIPRGVKGKTISVGVPFQYAPPDEQANAATPEPLRILPFTKAVQDVVTSVDDLKCDFSLVEGKHLQEDAPTMSPVAGITHWLVAQVPNKAGTHVLTFQFSVPYIQDTVITPDPKVTVGEPRLTLLTSPVMTWTGGTPKAVVNVYSSEMTNQSVKLDPSADAKSIVTTPKGVFTWSLLGADGRPYAPSIVLAPGPSWVLDKDGHVTIRSERGKLTDQYDVTASSTLDKDPYGAPCSPDNLKNGTGYWAEGVSGDGQGETLELKLNNPGRLLGIMLETGISPVTNPARDSEARRHPNIAYSMFSRPKGIQVTLNGDYTFDATLRDDWTPQIVVPPYYKQPVRTIKIRIDSSYPGTGTSDTYIGILKPIVK; the protein is encoded by the coding sequence ATGAGATTAGCTACCCTCATCTGGCTGGCCAGCGCCGCATGTTGCATGCCGGGCATGGCCGCGGAGCCTGAGCAGCATGAACAGCCCGCTGCGGGAAAAGCGCTGCAGCGCCAGTCGCGTAACCTCTCCATCCAAAGCGTTGCCCCGGTGCCCGGCCTTCCGGTTCCCATGGACCTGGCGCAGGCGGACGGCATCCGTCTGAACGCCCTGGACGTTACCGTAGCCCTGAAACAGCACCAGGCCTTTCTGGTTTACACCTGCGCGCTGGATATTCCCAGAGGGGTAAAGGGTAAAACCATCTCCGTGGGCGTGCCCTTCCAGTATGCCCCGCCGGATGAGCAGGCCAATGCCGCCACGCCGGAACCCCTGCGCATCCTTCCGTTCACCAAGGCGGTGCAGGACGTCGTGACGTCCGTGGATGACTTGAAATGTGATTTCTCCCTGGTGGAGGGGAAGCATCTCCAGGAGGACGCCCCCACCATGTCCCCCGTAGCCGGAATTACCCACTGGCTGGTGGCCCAGGTTCCCAACAAGGCGGGAACCCACGTGCTCACCTTCCAGTTCTCCGTACCTTATATACAGGATACCGTCATCACTCCGGACCCGAAAGTCACGGTGGGGGAACCCCGCCTGACGCTGCTCACCTCTCCGGTCATGACCTGGACCGGGGGCACGCCCAAGGCGGTGGTGAATGTATATAGCTCTGAAATGACCAACCAGTCCGTCAAGCTGGACCCCTCCGCGGACGCCAAATCCATCGTGACCACGCCCAAGGGCGTTTTCACCTGGTCCCTGCTGGGTGCGGACGGCCGTCCCTACGCTCCTTCCATAGTGCTGGCGCCCGGTCCCTCCTGGGTGCTGGACAAGGACGGGCACGTCACCATCCGCAGTGAAAGAGGGAAGCTTACGGACCAGTATGACGTGACGGCCAGCTCCACCCTGGACAAGGACCCCTACGGCGCCCCGTGCTCACCGGACAACCTGAAGAACGGCACCGGATACTGGGCGGAAGGCGTTTCCGGAGACGGCCAGGGGGAAACCCTGGAGCTCAAGCTCAATAATCCGGGGCGTTTGCTCGGCATCATGCTGGAAACGGGCATTTCCCCGGTGACCAATCCGGCACGGGATTCGGAAGCGCGCCGGCACCCCAACATCGCTTACTCCATGTTCAGCCGGCCCAAGGGCATCCAGGTGACGTTGAATGGGGACTATACCTTTGACGCCACGCTGCGGGACGACTGGACGCCCCAGATTGTGGTTCCTCCCTATTACAAGCAGCCTGTCCGCACCATTAAAATCAGGATAGATTCCAGCTATCCCGGTACCGGCACATCTGATACCTACATAGGCATCCTCAAGCCGATCGTCAAATAG
- a CDS encoding thioredoxin family protein produces MAGLTGCDDSSERRARYAEKKPAPRPLERTFDPPRKILPPAAPVKKAPVWMDYKGEDMRQLTELSGRKVLIVFYAPWSRPAMDYVQAVKSYAAAQDGKAFAVLIDADAYPDVARKYRLEAVPLTLLYLEGMKLKEMVGSLSAPRLNELIEQTIRVQ; encoded by the coding sequence ATGGCCGGTCTGACCGGATGCGACGATTCCAGTGAACGGCGCGCCCGTTATGCGGAGAAGAAGCCTGCTCCGCGTCCCCTGGAAAGAACGTTTGATCCTCCCAGGAAAATTCTTCCTCCCGCCGCTCCCGTGAAAAAGGCGCCCGTGTGGATGGATTACAAGGGGGAGGACATGCGGCAGTTGACGGAGCTTTCCGGCCGCAAGGTGCTGATTGTCTTTTACGCTCCATGGAGCCGCCCTGCCATGGACTACGTCCAGGCGGTCAAATCCTACGCCGCGGCCCAGGACGGCAAGGCATTTGCCGTGCTGATTGATGCGGACGCCTATCCGGACGTAGCCCGCAAGTACCGGCTGGAAGCCGTCCCCCTGACGCTCCTGTACCTGGAAGGAATGAAGCTGAAGGAAATGGTGGGCTCCCTTTCCGCGCCGCGCCTGAATGAACTGATTGAACAGACCATACGGGTGCAGTAA